A region from the Pararge aegeria chromosome Z, ilParAegt1.1, whole genome shotgun sequence genome encodes:
- the LOC120636609 gene encoding SET and MYND domain-containing protein 4, which produces MSRVYEEFDPAFASVCSDVTVYSNNKGFFKSLAEEIVSLAEVDGWLQTFEDIEDEKKVTMVMENNTVMNALNEVLSRIQPLFRGKDARISHERRLAAQASLNEGDLAKSLALASQAVLRAPMTGIEEIIDTGVSLALALWLRSEILLRSNRPTAALEDLKLALKERLPARMRSEYYWRMGHCYKGSGESTRAKVSYELAGRLLGNNEQAKAQLAKDIDSLHYETKAKHINKQDVCVTGGVKQNLPVLSKMIKIIEEKDKGRFAIADENIKIGDILLVDKPYAACLLSDYYGSHCLHCFKRLDNCDDGAPVWCPNCSGVAFCTTKCRDAALSTYHLYECQFLDLFIGSGMSMLSHIALRMVTQAGLDTSQHIHAKYLSNELKTVESSVLNDIEGMTKKNKLKSRKERLNRSKKALKGFEEKNSCDEPIETKIEDKAAYHEKLELTAAQIYSLCAHSLQRKGADYLKRIIMGIFLKECLKKSDFFKNCNEDNIHEAEKNICELLVRNLQLLQFNAHEIYETIRGDHQFRGSKPIYTAVGIYPTGALFNHECYPAVARYFDRQNIVLRAIRPLRPGEIVSENYGPHFLMRGLKERQRMLACRYWFRCECVACKENWPTLKQMDAEPTLYLRCPNENCEAKLKSGKNIPNRCAKCFITIDKELFKIKMDNVNECLAQYQNGAKLIDQELPSEAIRTLSGAVDSFYKIARPPHRETHIAQESLRSCYATEGNVNIVKSKNVEKQ; this is translated from the exons ATGTCTCGAGTCTACGAAGAATTTGATCCAGCCTTCGCCTCTGTATGCAGTGATGTTACAGTTTACTCCAATAACAAAGGGTTCTTCAAAAGCCTTGCGGAGGAAATTGTTTCACTAGCTGAAGTCGATGGGTGGTTGCAGACGTTTGAAGATATTGAAGATGAGAAAAAGGTTACAATGGTCATGGAAAATAATAca GTAATGAATGCGTTAAATGAAGTCCTTTCAAGAATTCAGCCATTGTTCCGTGGAAAGGACGCTAGGATATCGCACGAAAGGAGGCTAGCTGCACAAGCTAGCCTGAACGAGGGAGACTTAGCGAAGAGCTTAGCATTGGCCAGCCAAGCTGTGCTTCGGGCTCCTATGACTG GAATCGAGGAAATCATTGACACTGGAGTATCGCTAGCGCTGGCACTTTGGCTTCGTTCGGAAATACTTTTACGCTCCAATCGTCCTACAGCCGCTTTAGAAGATTTAAAATTAGCTTTGAAAGAAAGACTACCCGCCCGGATGAGATCCGAGTATTATTGGAGGATGGGACACTGTTATAAAG GATCTGGGGAATCAACTCGAGCGAAGGTCTCTTATGAATTAGCTGGAAGACTTTTAGGAAACAATGAACAAGCCAAAGCACAGCTGGCTAAGGATATTGATTCTCTTCATTATGAAACTAAAGCCAAACATATCAACAAGCAAG acGTATGTGTGACTGGTGGAGTGAAACAAAATTTGCCAGTTCTCTCTAAgatgattaaaattattgaagaaAAAGACAAG GGACGATTTGCTATTGCAgacgaaaatataaaaattggagATATCCTATTAGTAGATAAACCTTATGCAGCGTGTCTGCTTTCAGACTACTATGGATCCCATTGTCTTCATTGTTTTAAGAG ATTAGATAATTGTGACGACGGAGCTCCTGTGTGGTGTCCAAATTGTTCAGGAGTTGCGTTTTGTACGACAAAGTGTAGGGACGCAGCTTTATCTACGTACCATTTATATGAATGTCAGTTTCTTGATCTTTTTATAG GATCAGGAATGTCCATGCTTAGTCATATTGCGCTGCGTATGGTAACACAAGCTGGTTTGGATACAAGTCAACATATCCAtgcaaaatatttaagtaatgaactGAAAACCGTTGAGAGCTCTGTGTTGAATGACATAGAGGGAATGACCaagaaaaataaactgaaaagcAGAAAAGAAAGACTGAACCGATCAAAGAAAGCATTAAAAGgctttgaagaaaaaaattcatgtgACGAGCCAATAGAAACAAAAATTGAGGACAAAGCAGCCTACCATGAGAAGTTGGAATTGACAGCAGCTCAAATTTACTCACTTTGCGCTCATTCACTACAAAGAAAGGGTGCAGATTATTTGAAGAGGATAATAATGGGAATATTTCTTAaggaatgtttaaaaaaaagtgacttttttaaaaactgtaacgAAGACAATATACATGAAG CTGAAAAAAACATCTGCGAGTTGCTCGTTCGTAACTTGCAGTTATTGCAGTTTAACGCCCACGAGATCTACGAAACAATCCGCGGCGATCATCAGTTCAGGGGCTCAAAGCCAATATACACTGCAGTGGGTATATATCCCACTGGTGCACTCTTTAATCATGAGTGCTATCCCGCAGTGGCACG ATACTTTGACAGGCAAAATATTGTACTACGCGCAATACGACCATTGCGACCTGGAGAGATCGTGTCTGAAAATTATGGCCCCCATTTCCTTATGCGAGGACTCAAAGAGCGCCAACGAATGTTGGCCTGTAGATATTGGTTCCGTTGTGAGTGCGTCGCTTGCAAGGAAAATTGGCCGACCCTCAAGCAAATGGATGCGGAGCCAACCCTATATTTAAG ATGTCCGAACGAAAATTGTGAGGCAAAATTGAAATCAGGAAAAAACATACCTAATAGATGTGCcaaatgttttattacaattgACAAAGAGCTATTCAAGATTAAAATGGACAATGTCAATGAATGCCTAGCCCAATATCAG aatggAGCAAAGCTAATAGACCAGGAACTTCCGAGCGAAGCTATTCGAACATTATCGGGTGCTGTGGACAGCTTTTATAAAATAGCTCGACCGCCCCACCGAGAAACACACATAGCCCAGGAATCACTGAGATCGTGCTATGCTACCGAAGGGAACGTAAACATCGTGAAAAGCAAAAACGtcgaaaaacaataa